Part of the Aquimarina sp. MAR_2010_214 genome is shown below.
TAGATGGTTATAAACCAACTGCTAACTTAAGAAGTAAAACAAAAGTTGAAGAAAACTTTAGCGGAAATCTTAAAGATTGCCCAATGTGGTCTTTTGATGGTAGTTCTACAAGACAAGCAGAAGGCGGTTCTTCTGATTGCTTATTAAAGCCTGTTGCTATATATCCTGATCCTGCAAGAAAAAATGGATATCTGGTAATGACAGAAGTTTTAAATTCTGATGGAACCCCTCACGAATCTAATGCAAGAGCAACAATCGATGACGATGACAATGATTTTTGGTTTGGTTTTGAGCAAGAATACTTTATTATGGATTCTAAAACACAACTGCCATTAGGGTTTCCTGTTGGTGGTTACCCTGGTCCACAAGGAATGTATTATTGTTCTGTAGGAGGTAGAAATACACATGGAAGAGATTTTGTTGAAGAGCACGCTGATCTATGTATTGCTGCCGGGCTTAATTTTGAAGGAATTAATCAGGAAGTTGCAAGTGGACAATGGGAGTTTCAATTGTTTGCAAAAGGTGCTAAAAAAGCCGGAGATGAAATATGGGTAGCTCGATATTTATTAGATCGCCTTACCGAACATCACGGATATTATATTGAGTACCATCCAAAACCTATTAAAGGTGATTGGAATGGTTCTGGTATGCACGCAAACTTTTCTAACGAAGTATTAAGAACGTGTGGTTCTAAA
Proteins encoded:
- a CDS encoding glutamine synthetase beta-grasp domain-containing protein, whose amino-acid sequence is MSKAKLEYIWLDGYKPTANLRSKTKVEENFSGNLKDCPMWSFDGSSTRQAEGGSSDCLLKPVAIYPDPARKNGYLVMTEVLNSDGTPHESNARATIDDDDNDFWFGFEQEYFIMDSKTQLPLGFPVGGYPGPQGMYYCSVGGRNTHGRDFVEEHADLCIAAGLNFEGINQEVASGQWEFQLFAKGAKKAGDEIWVARYLLDRLTEHHGYYIEYHPKPIKGDWNGSGMHANFSNEVLRTCGSKEVYETICEAFRPVTKEHIAVYGEFNDQRLTGEHETQSIHEFSYGISDRGASIRIPIITVEKGWKGWLEDRRPASNGDPYKIAARIVTTVKTADIAAVMA